The window CCATCAAAAAATCAATAGCGTATACGATTGATCTGACAAAAATCGACGGAGACGGAGCTTTTCCATGCCCAAAATGCGGTACCATAATATCTCCGGACGATGAGACAGAAGAAGTCTACCAGATTGTCGAAACAAAAGTCAAGAATGACGAACTTACAGAACTAGTCTTGACATGCAACAAATGCGGAAGCACCATTAAACTTACAGGTTTTCTACCGCAACCTGAAAGTTAACCAACGAGAATCGTACTCCACAACTTCTGTCCCGAATTTTCCGGTCATAGTATAAGCTGAGTTTATCGTAACGCGTGGATTGCTTGGAATACACTTGGATTTTTGAAATGCTATCCTAATAATCGATGAACTCAGCAAGTATCGCAGTCTACATAACAATGCTTGAGTTTAAGTAGATTGCTTTTATTGAGATTTCTTGGTTAAGAACAATCGTTCTATTGGGATTTGTGGATTCAAAATCTTCCCATTTTTTAAACGTATAGCCTACACCATTTATTGTGTAGCTTAAAGGAAAAGAAACGTTATACGTTCCTTCTGCCAACAGCGCTGTCCAAGTTGTGTTAGCCTCTTCGTATATTGAATCAGCATAGTATATGCGGAACGTGACCTCATGCATGTTGGAATCTATTTTTATTTGGTGAACAGGTTCAGCAATCATCATCCCGCAGAGAATGAAGACTACTAACAGTATGGGAATTATGGCTTTTCGAGCTTTGGAAAGAGAAGAAACATCGTCTAATGGTCCTGGGTGTCTGAACAGGGATAAGAACAGTGCAAAAATAGCCATAGGATAATATCCGT is drawn from Candidatus Thorarchaeota archaeon and contains these coding sequences:
- a CDS encoding site-2 protease family protein; the protein is LVLSPTTYALPVGPFMPVPFFFQLAITSLGYLGISKPGNIIILHPVAFAGMIGMIVTMLNLLPTGMLDGGHVARSISGDKIRSILTFGSLIFLIWNGYYPMAIFALFLSLFRHPGPLDDVSSLSKARKAIIPILLVVFILCGMMIAEPVHQIKIDSNMHEVTFRIYYADSIYEEANTTWTALLAEGTYNVSFPLSYTINGVGYTFKKWEDFESTNPNRTIVLNQEISIKAIYLNSSIVM